In 'Nostoc azollae' 0708, the following are encoded in one genomic region:
- a CDS encoding ABC transporter ATP-binding protein, which yields MSDTVIRIENLSKKYIIAHQQQERYTVLRDVIANQIKSLGSLINPKAKTENPNCEEFWALKDVSFEIKQGDRVGIIGRNGAGKSTLLKILSRITEPTHGCINIKGRIASLLEVGTGFHPELTGRENIYLNGAILGMSKAEIKRKFDEIVAFSEVEKFLDTPVKRYSSGMYVRLAFAVAAHLEPEILIVDEVLAVGDAAFQQKCLGKMEDVGKEGRTVLFVSHNMATVKQLCNCAFLLYQGNLIFQGNPHEAISQYMQKSTQGKHFHQANIYHHIKGDFRAEIEKITINNLDNSEIALSIFEKVKISIKYKINKPIDELDFFVLIYNLEDGEVQTSLFQRDSLSNIQPLSNYGTISVEFTNPLMPGKYTISAGIFDKNKRFVDWVELAESFYVESAFINGNKYDQRLGKISIQGTWYAE from the coding sequence ATGTCAGACACAGTTATTCGCATTGAAAACTTAAGTAAAAAATATATTATTGCTCATCAGCAACAGGAAAGGTATACTGTCCTACGCGATGTAATAGCTAATCAGATTAAATCTCTTGGTAGTTTAATCAATCCTAAAGCCAAAACCGAAAATCCTAACTGTGAAGAATTTTGGGCGTTAAAGGATGTATCTTTTGAGATTAAACAAGGTGACAGAGTTGGAATTATTGGACGTAACGGAGCTGGAAAATCAACGCTCTTAAAGATTTTAAGTAGAATTACAGAACCTACCCACGGATGTATTAATATTAAGGGAAGAATTGCTAGTTTATTGGAGGTAGGTACTGGGTTTCATCCAGAATTGACAGGAAGAGAGAATATTTACCTTAACGGTGCAATTTTGGGGATGAGTAAGGCAGAGATTAAACGAAAATTTGATGAAATTGTTGCTTTTTCTGAAGTAGAAAAATTTTTAGATACACCAGTGAAGCGTTATTCATCAGGAATGTATGTAAGACTGGCTTTTGCGGTAGCAGCACATTTAGAACCAGAGATTTTAATCGTAGATGAAGTATTAGCAGTGGGTGATGCTGCTTTTCAGCAAAAGTGTTTGGGGAAAATGGAGGATGTAGGAAAGGAGGGGAGAACAGTTTTATTTGTTAGCCATAATATGGCGACAGTTAAACAACTGTGTAATTGTGCATTTTTATTGTATCAAGGCAACTTAATTTTTCAAGGTAATCCTCATGAGGCCATATCACAGTATATGCAAAAATCTACTCAGGGAAAACATTTTCATCAGGCAAATATATATCATCATATAAAAGGTGATTTTAGAGCAGAAATAGAAAAAATTACCATAAATAATCTAGACAATTCTGAGATTGCTTTATCTATCTTTGAGAAAGTCAAAATCTCTATTAAATATAAAATTAATAAACCAATAGATGAATTAGATTTCTTTGTGCTTATCTACAACTTAGAAGATGGAGAAGTACAAACTAGTTTATTCCAAAGAGATTCCCTCAGTAATATTCAACCATTATCCAATTATGGAACAATAAGTGTAGAATTTACTAATCCCCTAATGCCTGGTAAATATACAATATCGGCAGGTATTTTTGATAAAAATAAACGCTTTGTTGACTGGGTAGAACTTGCTGAATCATTTTACGTAGAATCAGCATTTATAAATGGGAACAAATATGATCAACGCTTAGGAAAAATAAGTATTCAAGGCACTTGGTATGCTGAGTAA
- a CDS encoding acyltransferase: MLSKRIREFIIPIRVKFFQKINEYLLESQKYTLIHQLKSHGEGCHIYVPLYISKPSNLEIGNYVSLGTYVHMWCEGGIKIGHRVLIGSHTAITSVTHDYQQQDMRKNVIHKQVVIEDDVWIGTHSVILPGITIGRGSVIGANSVVTKDVEPYSIVFGSPAKHSKYRDIPEQLGI; this comes from the coding sequence ATGCTGAGTAAAAGGATTAGAGAATTTATCATACCAATCAGAGTAAAATTTTTCCAAAAAATTAATGAATATTTGCTAGAAAGTCAAAAGTACACTTTGATACACCAGTTAAAAAGTCATGGTGAAGGATGCCATATTTACGTGCCGTTGTATATTAGCAAGCCCAGTAATCTGGAAATTGGTAACTACGTCTCACTAGGCACATATGTACATATGTGGTGTGAAGGGGGAATTAAAATAGGCCATCGCGTATTGATTGGTTCTCACACAGCTATTACTTCAGTTACCCATGACTATCAACAACAGGATATGCGTAAGAACGTGATCCACAAGCAGGTAGTGATAGAGGATGATGTTTGGATAGGTACGCATTCAGTAATTTTGCCCGGTATAACTATTGGCAGAGGATCTGTCATAGGCGCTAATTCAGTAGTCACCAAAGATGTTGAACCATATTCAATAGTTTTTGGTAGCCCTGCAAAACACTCTAAATATAGAGATATACCAGAACAACTAGGAATATGA
- a CDS encoding glycosyltransferase family 2 protein, which yields MSSHSLHKSDWPWTNQQQDCISKTANISTYPRISIITPSYNQGIFIEETIRSVLLQGYPNLEYIIIDGGSTDNTVDIINKYEPSIYYWVSEPDNGQTHAINKGLAKATGDIIAYINSDDYYLPGTLLKVAEHFHQFPDTDLLHGVCRYVNQQGEKIGEQFGDIQTLEEILDLWDVWWKKRQFVQPEVFWTRRISEKIGFLKEELTFVMDYDYWCRIIQADGLVRKIDSELSCFRCTEHQKSNQNLKVAAELLHLIQPLLWSSSTIISLQKRCLLQGNWLYQAVFLEQVKMSIQSNDRKQKRYAKLLKIILTNPQILLSSGFVNRIKSLLKNNVHWMD from the coding sequence TTGTCTTCACATTCATTGCATAAATCAGATTGGCCTTGGACTAATCAGCAGCAAGATTGCATATCCAAAACAGCAAATATTTCTACATACCCTCGCATTAGTATTATCACACCCAGCTATAATCAAGGGATATTTATTGAAGAAACGATTCGTTCAGTATTACTCCAAGGTTATCCTAATCTAGAATATATAATTATTGATGGCGGTAGTACAGATAACACCGTTGATATTATCAATAAATATGAACCTTCGATATATTATTGGGTAAGTGAACCTGATAACGGTCAAACTCATGCTATTAATAAAGGGCTTGCCAAAGCCACTGGTGATATCATCGCTTATATCAACAGTGATGACTATTACTTGCCAGGAACACTGTTGAAGGTAGCTGAACATTTTCACCAATTTCCTGACACTGACTTACTGCACGGAGTCTGTCGCTATGTAAACCAACAAGGGGAAAAAATCGGTGAACAATTTGGCGATATACAAACTTTAGAAGAAATTTTAGATTTGTGGGATGTATGGTGGAAAAAACGCCAATTTGTGCAACCGGAAGTTTTTTGGACAAGACGCATTTCAGAGAAGATTGGTTTTTTAAAGGAAGAACTTACCTTTGTCATGGATTATGACTACTGGTGCAGAATCATTCAAGCTGATGGACTCGTCAGGAAAATAGATTCTGAATTATCTTGTTTTCGATGTACTGAGCATCAAAAATCCAATCAAAATTTAAAAGTAGCAGCTGAATTACTTCATCTTATACAACCACTGCTTTGGAGTAGTTCCACCATAATTTCGCTTCAAAAGCGATGCTTATTACAGGGTAACTGGTTGTACCAAGCTGTATTCTTGGAACAAGTTAAAATGTCTATTCAATCAAACGATAGGAAACAGAAGAGATATGCAAAGCTATTAAAAATTATTTTGACTAATCCACAAATTTTATTGAGTTCAGGATTTGTCAACAGGATAAAGTCATTATTAAAAAATAATGTTCACTGGATGGATTGA
- a CDS encoding polysaccharide pyruvyl transferase family protein translates to MKIAVFGYYNALNAGDDRIQYCITKLFQGNNIIFLPHYLPPPQEYLQNFDWILIGGGGLVFERVGIWINTKQWLKKCKANIGVLGLGVNIISPELLAELSDLIERAEFFYVRDDQSRYLLNNHPKVEVHPDLTWCFPFPVENNSSTSNKIAVNLVPCHWKEFDVEMWFKELSAFQLNPFPLNFNQDRDFDLLKKYFVDSTPQEFSLQPLRESEILVACRYHAIIFAMQMGKPFIAINYDKKVHSLLAEANLSDLCLETTEFALLSEKINFVLANKSEIRETISLFVNQQKEKSIYLTENLQNFVKHQQNNSLTLSSSLKTVLKKILKLKKKY, encoded by the coding sequence ATGAAAATTGCTGTTTTTGGCTACTATAATGCTCTTAATGCTGGAGACGACCGCATTCAATACTGCATTACTAAATTATTTCAGGGTAACAATATTATATTTTTACCTCACTATCTACCTCCTCCACAAGAATATCTTCAGAATTTCGATTGGATATTGATTGGTGGTGGTGGTCTAGTCTTTGAAAGAGTAGGAATATGGATAAATACAAAACAATGGCTAAAAAAATGTAAAGCTAATATAGGTGTTCTTGGGTTAGGAGTCAATATAATTTCTCCAGAGTTATTAGCTGAATTGTCTGATTTAATTGAAAGAGCAGAATTCTTTTATGTTAGAGATGATCAGAGTAGGTATTTACTCAATAATCATCCCAAAGTAGAAGTGCATCCAGACCTAACTTGGTGTTTTCCTTTTCCAGTAGAAAACAATAGCTCCACTAGCAATAAGATTGCAGTCAATTTAGTTCCATGTCACTGGAAAGAATTTGATGTAGAAATGTGGTTTAAAGAATTATCAGCATTTCAACTTAATCCTTTCCCATTAAATTTTAATCAGGATAGAGATTTTGATTTATTAAAGAAATATTTTGTTGATTCAACACCCCAAGAATTTTCTTTGCAACCATTAAGAGAAAGTGAAATTTTGGTGGCGTGTAGATATCACGCTATCATCTTTGCTATGCAGATGGGAAAACCATTTATCGCTATAAATTACGATAAAAAAGTGCATAGCTTACTAGCAGAAGCTAATCTTTCAGATTTATGCTTAGAAACTACAGAATTTGCTTTACTCTCTGAAAAAATAAATTTTGTTTTAGCAAATAAATCCGAAATTAGAGAAACAATTAGTTTATTTGTTAATCAACAAAAAGAAAAGTCAATATATTTAACAGAAAATCTGCAAAATTTTGTTAAGCATCAACAAAACAATTCACTTACTCTATCTAGTTCTTTGAAAACAGTTTTAAAAAAAATACTGAAACTTAAAAAAAAATACTGA
- a CDS encoding glycosyltransferase: MSSAEELAVTLRVLMIPDYRTDNPYQTLLSKALENQGVKVLFPCGYRRVFPIYRAIKSKKQINILHLHWINPYFKGKNIFTKLIYALKLLIDIFLTKWAGVKIVWTYHNHISHDSQFIFSEKWLQRNLFKLADTIIVHHALSIEDIAQNFQVERLKFAVIPHGHYREIYGSLISQIEARKALGIPLDSRIYLNLGMLRPYKGLEHLLKVWSDNQAFLQASTLLIAGKALDEPYLHKLTQLAASAQGVILHADFVEDRKIHLYFSAADVVVLPFEKILTSGSLILAMSYNKPIIAPRTNSIVETLGSGDWLLYEFPDNEGLLKSLKASTEVDLNKLSDLVKNGCDKLSWDNIGIKTYQVYENVLD, encoded by the coding sequence ATGAGTTCTGCTGAAGAATTAGCAGTAACCTTAAGGGTTTTGATGATACCTGATTACCGCACTGATAACCCTTATCAAACACTGTTATCTAAAGCCTTAGAGAATCAAGGAGTAAAAGTTTTATTTCCTTGTGGTTATCGTCGAGTCTTTCCCATCTATAGAGCAATTAAAAGTAAAAAACAAATAAATATTTTACATTTACATTGGATAAATCCATACTTCAAAGGTAAAAATATATTCACAAAATTAATTTATGCTTTAAAACTTCTGATTGATATTTTCTTAACTAAATGGGCAGGTGTGAAAATAGTTTGGACATATCATAATCACATTTCCCATGATTCACAATTTATTTTTTCAGAAAAATGGTTGCAACGAAATTTGTTTAAATTAGCAGATACAATTATTGTTCACCATGCTTTATCCATAGAAGATATTGCTCAGAATTTTCAAGTCGAAAGATTAAAATTTGCAGTTATTCCACATGGACACTATAGAGAAATTTACGGAAGCCTAATTTCTCAAATTGAAGCCAGAAAAGCTCTGGGAATACCATTAGATAGTCGTATTTACCTCAACTTAGGTATGTTGCGACCTTACAAGGGACTTGAACATTTACTAAAAGTTTGGAGTGACAACCAGGCATTTCTGCAAGCAAGCACCTTATTGATAGCAGGAAAAGCATTAGATGAACCTTATTTACATAAACTAACTCAATTAGCTGCTTCGGCACAAGGAGTTATTCTTCATGCAGACTTTGTAGAAGATAGAAAAATACATCTTTATTTTAGTGCTGCTGATGTAGTCGTGTTACCATTTGAAAAGATTTTAACTTCTGGTAGTTTGATTTTAGCGATGTCTTACAATAAACCAATTATTGCTCCTCGTACTAATAGCATAGTTGAAACTTTAGGATCAGGGGATTGGTTGCTTTATGAATTCCCAGATAATGAGGGATTGTTGAAATCATTAAAAGCAAGCACTGAAGTGGACTTAAATAAATTAAGTGATTTAGTTAAAAATGGTTGCGATAAATTATCATGGGATAATATTGGCATCAAAACTTATCAGGTTTACGAAAACGTCTTGGACTAA